Proteins encoded in a region of the Vicia villosa cultivar HV-30 ecotype Madison, WI linkage group LG5, Vvil1.0, whole genome shotgun sequence genome:
- the LOC131605199 gene encoding uncharacterized protein LOC131605199: MASKFCFEALDKSLKDIMDHDKVASKTIFGGKVVVFGGDFRQILPVVPRGTSWDKFKNADEIHRFSKWILQVRDGKISEPNDGYAEICIPPELLLIDFMNPIEKIFTSTYLNILDNYTNSSFLQSRAILASTIKVVDEINDYLINLLPELLSCDSIDMAGTNDNDGVEHLSPEFLSCLKCYGLPNYSLKLKVGTCVIRNLDQCEGFCNGTRLTATRLTNHVIEAKIISGTHIGNTIYITRMSLSLSQSPWPFKLIRRQFPIIVSFAMTINKPQGQSLDYVCLYFPKDVFSQGQLYVAMSRVKSKNGLKILIHDKDKKALSQTTNVFFKEVFHNVA; encoded by the exons ATGGCTAGCAAGTTCTGTTTCGAAGCTCTTGACAAGTCTTTGAAAGATATAATGGATCATGACAAAGTTGCTTCTAAGACAATTTTTGGAGGAAAGGTTGTGGTGTTTGGTGGTGATTTCAGACAAATTCTACCTGTTGTTCCTAGAGGAACCAG CTGGGACAAATTCAAAAATGCAGATGAGATACACCGCTTTTCTAAATGGATATTACAAGTTAGAGATGGAAAAATATCTGAACCAAATGATGGATATGCTGAAATTTGTATTCCCCCTGAGTTACTTCTAATAGATTTTATGAACCCAATTGAGAAGATTTTTACAAGTACCTATCTGAATATCCTTGATAATTACACAAACTCAAGTTTCCTTCAAAGTAGAGCAATATTAGCTTCAACCATCAAAGTTGTGGATGAAATCAATGATTACCTAATAAATCTTCTACCAG AATTGTTAAGTTGTGACTCTATTGACATGGCTGGAACTAATGACAATGATGGTGTTGAGCATTTGTCACCTGAATTTTTAAGTTGTTTGAAATGTTATGGTTTACCAAATTATTCATTGAAGCTAAAAGTTGGTACTTGTGTGATAAGGAATTTGGATCAATGTGAAGGTTTTTGCAATGGTACAAGATTAACGGCAACTAGACTTACAAATCACGTCATCGAAGCCAAAATTATATCAGGTACCCATATTGGAAATACTATTTACATCACAAGAATGTCTTTATCTCTATCTCAATCACCATGGCCGTTCAAACTCATTCGAAGACAGTTCCCCATCATAGTTTCATTTGCTATGACCATAAATAAACCTCAAGGCCAATCGTTAGATTATGTTTGTTTATATTTTCCTAAAGATGTGTTTAGCCAAGGTCAACTATATGTGGCTATGTCAAGAGTGAAGAGCAAAAATGGATTGAAAATCTTGATTCACGACAAAGACAAGAAAGCATTATCTCAAACAACTAATGTGTTCTTCAAAGAAGTGTTTCATAATGTTGCATAG
- the LOC131605198 gene encoding protein FAR1-RELATED SEQUENCE 5-like: protein MKLSFIVKWKDNVEHEVTREDIIPYIGMSRVSSGEYVVTSFVRDHNHELEPPKSKHKLPSQRRILVAQATEVEMASRSGIRQKLIFELLSRQVGGRENVGCTAKDISNHLSSKRMKEMEEGEAYTMLHYFKSKQTENSSFFKDIQLDIDNQITNNFWADVKMVANYDHFGDVVYFDTTYRTNRNLRPFSPFVGFKHHRESVLFAAALLYDETTESFGWLFRTFLKVVCGKKPKTIFTDQDPATGKAISEVFLESYHRLCVWHLLQNALKNVNHAFKRSNSFAKELRSCIYECQYENDFINAWESLLERHNLHQNKWMQDFFKKKEKWALVYGRHSFSAGATTTQLSESFNGHFRLYMKPTFNILEFFRNFDRLLEDM, encoded by the exons ATGAAATTATCATTCATAGttaaatggaaggataatgttgAGCATGAAGTGACTCGGGAAGATATAATTCCATATATTGGGATGAG TCGAGTATCAAGCGGAGAATATGTTGTTACATCTTTTGTGAGAGATCATAATCACGAGCTTGAACCTCCTAAAAGTAAGCATAAATTACCATCTCAAAGGAGGATTTTAGTTGCTCAAGCCACGGAGGTTGAAATGGCAAGTCGATCTGGTATTCGTCAGAAGTTAATTTTTGAACTTCTAAGTCGCCAAGTTGGAGGAAGAGAGAATGTTGGTTGCACTGCTAAAGATATTAGCAATCATTTGAGTTCTAAGAGGATGAAGGAAATGGAAGAAGGTGAGGCATACACTATGCTCCATTATTTTAAATCAAAGCAAACAGAGAATTCATCATTTTTTAAAGATATTCAACTTGATATTGATAAccaaataacaaataatttttggGCGGATGTTAAAATGGTTGCGAATTATGATCATTTTGGAGATGTAGTGTATTTTGATACTACTTATCGCACTAATCGAAATTTACGACCATTTTCTCCCTTCGTTGGATTCAAGCATCATCGAGAAAGTGTCTTATTTGCTGCTGCGTTGTTGTACGATGAAACAACTGAATCATTTGGGTGGTTGTTTAGAACTTTTCTTAAGGTTGTTTGTGGTAAAAAGCCGAAGACTATTTTCACAGATCAAGATCCTGCAACGGGTAAGGCAATTTCAGAGGTTTTTCTGGAATCATATCATCGTTTATGTGTGTGGCATTTATTACAAAATGCACTAAAAAATGTTAATCATGCCTTCAAAAGATCAAATTCTTTTGCTAAAGAGTTGCGAAGTTGTATTTATGAATGTCAATATGAGAATGATTTTATTAATGCTTGGGAGTCATTACTTGAAAGACACAACCTTCATCAAAATAAATGGATGCAAGATTTCTTcaagaagaaagaaaaatggGCTTTAGTATATGGAAGACACAGTTTTTCTGCTGGTGCTACAACAACACAATTAAGCGAGAGTTTTAATGGTCATTTCAGGCTTTACATGAAGCCCACcttcaatatattagaatttttcAGGAACTTTGATAGGTTGCTAGAAGACATGTGA